Proteins encoded together in one Rhizobacter sp. J219 window:
- the ispD gene encoding 2-C-methyl-D-erythritol 4-phosphate cytidylyltransferase has protein sequence MSASPTDLYALVPCAGVGERAGAGGPKQYARVAGKPMVLHTLDALARVQRLRQTLVVLAPQDDQFSLHVPASAAWVAKVGGASRAQSVANGLAHLLDRGAKADDWVLVHDAARCLVQPAWIDALIDACINDSIGGLLALPLADTLKAEAAGRVSATVDRARKWAAQTPQMFRIGLLQEALAHAGDAVTDEASAIEALGHAPLLVPCSMENFKITWPADFALAERLLTTR, from the coding sequence ATGAGCGCATCTCCGACCGATCTGTACGCCTTGGTGCCCTGCGCTGGAGTCGGTGAACGCGCCGGTGCGGGCGGCCCCAAGCAGTACGCGAGGGTCGCGGGCAAGCCGATGGTGCTTCACACCCTTGATGCCCTGGCGCGTGTGCAGCGCCTGCGCCAGACCTTGGTGGTGCTGGCCCCGCAAGATGACCAGTTCTCGTTGCACGTGCCCGCGTCGGCTGCGTGGGTAGCGAAGGTGGGCGGTGCGAGCCGCGCCCAGTCGGTGGCCAACGGTCTCGCGCACTTGCTGGATCGCGGTGCGAAAGCCGATGACTGGGTGCTCGTGCATGACGCGGCCCGCTGCCTGGTGCAGCCCGCCTGGATCGATGCGCTGATTGACGCCTGCATCAACGACAGCATCGGCGGCCTCCTGGCGCTGCCGTTGGCCGACACGCTGAAAGCCGAAGCCGCTGGACGCGTGAGCGCCACCGTCGACCGTGCGCGCAAGTGGGCCGCGCAGACGCCGCAGATGTTCCGCATCGGCCTTCTGCAAGAAGCACTGGCGCACGCGGGCGATGCCGTCACCGACGAAGCCAGCGCCATCGAAGCGCTGGGCCACGCGCCGCTGCTGGTGCCGTGCTCGATGGAAAACTTCAAGATCACCTGGCCGGCCGATTTCGCGCTGGCCGAACGCCTGCTCACGACACGTTGA
- the ispF gene encoding 2-C-methyl-D-erythritol 2,4-cyclodiphosphate synthase yields the protein MTLKPQVPRWRIGEGWDTHALVTGRKLILGGVEIPHTHGLQGHSDADALCHAITDALFGAAALGDIGRHFPDTDPQFRGADSLALLTEAARRVKAAGWIIGNVDSTIIAQAPKMAPHIQPMRQRIGIALGIPLEQVNVKAKTAENMGPVGRGESIEARAVCLLVKA from the coding sequence ATGACGCTCAAACCCCAAGTGCCGCGCTGGCGCATCGGCGAAGGTTGGGACACGCACGCGCTCGTGACCGGCCGCAAGCTCATCCTCGGCGGTGTGGAGATCCCGCACACGCATGGATTGCAAGGCCACTCGGACGCCGACGCGTTGTGCCACGCGATCACCGATGCGCTCTTCGGTGCGGCGGCGCTCGGCGACATCGGCCGTCACTTCCCCGACACCGACCCGCAATTCCGCGGCGCCGATTCGCTGGCCTTGCTCACCGAGGCGGCACGCCGCGTGAAAGCGGCCGGCTGGATCATCGGCAACGTCGACAGCACCATCATTGCCCAGGCGCCGAAGATGGCGCCGCACATCCAGCCCATGCGTCAGCGCATCGGCATCGCACTCGGCATCCCGCTGGAGCAGGTCAACGTGAAGGCCAAGACGGCCGAGAACATGGGGCCGGTGGGGCGGGGCGAATCGATCGAGGCCCGCGCGGTGTGCCTGCTCGTCAAAGCCTGA
- a CDS encoding metallophosphoesterase, translated as MRRAGSRPEPSPISAPQRAAIVGLTALSTLFVLLLWHDFRNTWISPGYERHTLFHLSVYWGLWLVWPLLAWLGWRGGRAVRAWRVAPAFVAGLAFLACAALAWARFVEPQRLVVRETRLGQQCGAQVALISDIHLGKFTRERELNRLVDRLNTLPIDAVLVAGDWTYGPPHDLAAAFAPLARIKYPVFGVLGNHDEQMPGPPLADELREALTALNVKLIEGRRVWLGRCTLIGIGDLYAGIADSQVQHLQLDPPAHAAERRIVLTHNPDVATRMKPGMASLVLAGHTHGGQVYVPVLTQMMLQRNTRGAFEQGLYPLPHTRLYVTPGIGTDILPLRFLVPPTIDVLAL; from the coding sequence ATGAGGCGAGCCGGCAGCCGGCCCGAGCCTTCTCCGATCAGCGCGCCACAGCGCGCCGCCATCGTCGGCCTCACGGCCCTCTCCACGCTCTTCGTGCTGCTGCTGTGGCACGACTTCCGCAACACCTGGATCTCGCCCGGCTACGAGCGCCACACCCTCTTCCATCTGTCGGTCTACTGGGGACTGTGGCTCGTGTGGCCGCTGCTTGCGTGGCTGGGCTGGCGAGGGGGCCGTGCGGTGCGGGCATGGCGCGTCGCCCCGGCCTTCGTGGCCGGGCTGGCCTTCCTGGCCTGCGCGGCGCTGGCCTGGGCGCGCTTTGTCGAACCTCAGCGTCTCGTGGTGCGCGAAACCCGGTTGGGGCAGCAATGCGGTGCCCAGGTGGCACTGATCTCCGACATCCACCTCGGCAAGTTCACCCGTGAGCGCGAGCTGAACCGACTCGTGGACCGGCTCAACACCCTGCCCATCGACGCCGTGCTCGTGGCCGGCGACTGGACCTACGGGCCGCCGCACGACCTGGCGGCAGCCTTCGCACCGCTGGCGCGGATCAAGTACCCGGTGTTCGGCGTCCTCGGCAACCACGACGAGCAGATGCCCGGGCCACCCCTGGCCGATGAACTCCGCGAAGCGCTTACGGCATTGAACGTGAAGCTCATCGAGGGTCGGCGTGTCTGGCTGGGCCGTTGCACGCTGATCGGCATCGGCGACCTCTACGCCGGCATTGCCGACAGCCAGGTGCAGCACCTGCAACTCGACCCGCCCGCCCATGCCGCCGAACGCCGCATCGTGCTCACGCACAACCCAGACGTCGCCACGCGGATGAAGCCCGGCATGGCCTCCCTGGTGCTGGCCGGCCACACCCACGGCGGACAGGTCTACGTGCCGGTGCTGACGCAGATGATGCTGCAGCGGAACACGCGGGGTGCCTTCGAACAAGGGCTTTACCCGCTGCCCCACACCCGCCTCTACGTCACGCCGGGCATCGGCACCGACATCCTGCCGCTGCGCTTCCTCGTGCCACCGACGATCGACGTGCTGGCGCTGTGA
- a CDS encoding sensor histidine kinase yields the protein MPDGLPDLAPRKTVALSLFWRTFFLLAILLLGGVFAWVQTFRALEFEPRAVQQAQQVASLVNLSRASMKYVDDINRVTLVKTMATEDPVKIVPREPNDKWEPFEGDRFSKTISDELHSRLGADTVVAGSVNGVSGLWVGFSVEKDAYWLQADPTRVRMMAGSSWALWVTIALLATVLGSAAIARLINQPLRDLSFAASRIRDGEYESQLDENTLTSEIRQVNMGFNRMARELAKVEEDRAVMLAGISHDLRTPLARLRLEAEMSVQDEEAKKNMALDIDQLDAIIDKFMDYARPGETKLVPVHVSSLVEREMQGFRDPSQIRISSRVAIDAKVMADEVELGRVFQNLFENARRYGRSTDTGIARVQVSYARTGPWVILSVRDHGPGVAPEKLKQLTTPFFRGDAARTAATGAGLGLAIVEKSVARMGGSFELANAMDGGLVAHVRLKKAP from the coding sequence GTGCCCGACGGCCTGCCTGATCTGGCACCCCGCAAGACAGTTGCGCTGAGCCTCTTCTGGCGCACGTTTTTCCTGCTCGCGATCCTGCTGCTGGGCGGTGTGTTCGCGTGGGTGCAGACCTTCCGCGCGCTCGAATTCGAGCCCCGCGCGGTGCAGCAGGCGCAGCAGGTGGCGAGCCTCGTCAACCTGTCGCGCGCCTCGATGAAGTACGTGGACGACATCAACCGCGTCACGCTGGTCAAGACCATGGCCACCGAAGACCCGGTGAAGATCGTGCCGCGCGAGCCCAACGACAAGTGGGAGCCGTTCGAGGGCGACCGCTTCTCCAAGACCATCAGCGACGAACTGCACTCGCGCCTGGGGGCCGACACCGTGGTGGCCGGCTCGGTCAACGGCGTGTCGGGCCTGTGGGTGGGCTTTTCGGTCGAGAAGGATGCCTACTGGCTGCAGGCCGACCCGACGCGGGTGCGCATGATGGCCGGCAGCAGCTGGGCCCTGTGGGTGACCATCGCCCTGCTGGCCACGGTGCTGGGCTCGGCTGCGATCGCCCGCCTCATCAACCAGCCGCTGCGCGACCTCTCGTTCGCCGCCAGCCGCATCCGCGACGGCGAATACGAATCTCAACTCGACGAGAACACGCTCACGAGCGAGATCCGCCAGGTCAACATGGGCTTCAACCGGATGGCCCGCGAGCTGGCCAAGGTGGAAGAAGACCGCGCCGTGATGCTCGCCGGCATCTCGCACGACCTGCGCACGCCGCTCGCCCGCCTGCGGCTGGAGGCCGAGATGAGCGTGCAGGACGAAGAGGCCAAGAAGAACATGGCGCTCGACATCGACCAGCTCGACGCCATCATCGACAAGTTCATGGACTACGCTCGCCCGGGCGAGACCAAGCTGGTGCCGGTGCATGTGTCGAGCCTGGTCGAGCGCGAGATGCAGGGCTTCCGCGATCCATCGCAGATCCGCATCAGTTCGCGCGTGGCGATCGATGCCAAGGTGATGGCCGACGAGGTGGAATTGGGCCGTGTGTTCCAGAACCTCTTCGAGAACGCGCGCCGCTACGGCCGCTCGACCGACACCGGCATCGCACGCGTGCAGGTGAGCTACGCGCGCACCGGGCCGTGGGTGATCCTCTCGGTGCGTGACCACGGGCCGGGCGTGGCGCCCGAGAAGCTCAAGCAGCTGACCACGCCCTTCTTCCGCGGTGACGCGGCGCGCACCGCGGCGACCGGCGCGGGCCTGGGCCTCGCCATCGTCGAGAAATCGGTCGCGCGCATGGGCGGCAGCTTCGAACTCGCGAACGCGATGGACGGCGGCCTCGTGGCCCATGTGCGCCTGAAAAAGGCGCCATGA